In Tsukamurella tyrosinosolvens, the genomic window GAGTCACTGTCATGAGCAAGTCACTGTCAGTTTCTGCCACAGGGCTCCACAAGAGCTTCGGACGCTCGATCGCGTTGAACGGCCTGGACCTCGCCGTCGAGGAGGGCGAGGTGCACGGCTTCCTCGGCCCGAACGGCGCGGGCAAATCGACCACCATCCGCGGGCTGCTGGGCCAACTACGGCTCGACGGTGGCGAGGCCCGGGTCTTCGGGCTCGACCCGCGCGCGGACGCGTCGGCGGTCCACGACCGCCTCGCCTACGTCCCCGGCGACGTCTCGCTGTGGCCGGGCCTGAGCGGAGGCGAGTGCATCGACGTGCTCGGCGGCCTACAGGGACACCTCGACCCGCGCCGTCGCGACGAGCTGATCGACCGCTTCGAACTGGACCCGCGCAAGAAGGCGCGCACGTACTCGAAGGGCAACCGGCAGAAGGTCGCGCTCATCGCCGCCCTCGCCTGCGACGCCGACCTGTACGTCCTCGACGAACCCACCTCCGGCCTCGATCCGCTCATGGAGGCGCACTTCCAGGAGGCGGTCCGCGAGCGCAACACCGAGGGCCGGACGGTGTTGCTGAGCAGCCACATCCTGGCCGAGGTCGATGCACTGTGCCATCGCGTGACGATCGTCCGCGCGGGCACGACCGTGTCCACCGGGACACTGCGCGAACTGCGCGCGGGCACCCGCACGGCGATCGACGCGGTCACCCCGTCGGCTCCCGCGGGCCTCGACGGCCTGCCGGGCGTCGCCGATCTCGAGACCGCCGATACCGCCGCGGGGATCCGCACGCGGCTGACGGCCTCGCACGCCGGGCTGGCGGGCGCCGTCGCCGCGGTCGCAGCCGCCGGCCCCACCGAGCTCGCGGTGCACCCGCCCAGCCTGGAGCAGCTCTTCCTCGGGCACTACCGCGACGAGACGGACGGCGCCGAGCGCGCGGAGATCGCCGAGCCTTCGGGGAGCTCCCGATGAACGGCCTCGGCGCCCTGATCCGGCTGCGACTGCGCTCCGGAAGGGTGGGGCTGCTCGCCGCGCCGGCCGCGATCGCCGGCCTGGTCGCCGTCACCGCCGCGAGCATCGCCGGGCTGTACGACACCGCGGAGGCGCGCGCCGGCTACGCGGCGTCCATCGGGGACTCGGCGTCGGGCGCGGCCTTCAACGGCCGGGGCTACGACCTCGACACCGTCGGCGGCATCACCGCCCTGGAGGTCGGGCTGTTCGGTCAGCTCCTGGTCGCGGCGTGCGGCATCGGACTGGCGATCCGGCACACACGCCGCGAGGAGGAGTCCGGCCTCACGGAGCTGATCACCGCGACGCGGATCGCCCCGCTGGCGCCGCTCGCCTCCGCGGCGGTGGCTGTCGGCGGCGCGTGCACCGCTGCGGGCGCGCTGTCGGCGCTCGCCGTGGGGAGCGCCGGTTACGGCGCGGGGATCGGGCTGTTGATGGCGGCGTACGCGGGCGTCGGCCTCGTCGCCGGCCAGCTGGCGCAGGCCGCGCGCACCGCATGGACCCTCGCCCTGGGCTTCCTTCTCGCGACCTTCCTGGTGCGCGCGACCGTCGACGGCCGCGGTCTCGACGCGACCTGGCTGAGCCCGCTCGGCTGGCCGGCGGAGATCCGGCCGTTCGGGGCGGCACCGCGACTCTGGCCGATCCTCGCGCTCGCCGCGATGACGCTGGCGATGACCGTCACCGCCGTCGTGATCGCGCGGCGCCGCGACCTGGGCGCGGGCGTCGTGGCGCCGCGGCTCGGCCCGCCGCGGGCACGCCCCGGGCTCGTCTCGCCGCTGGGCCTGGCGGTCCGGCTCGCCTCCGGGGCGCTGGCCGGATGGGCGGTCTTCGCGGCGGTGTGGGCGGCGGTGTTCGGGGCGCTCTCCCACGAGGTGACGCGCCTCATCGACGCGAATCCCGCTCTGCTGGAGGCGATGGGCGTGGATTCCGCGACCGACCTCGTCGGCAGCCTCGCACTCCTGTTCGTCGCGCTGAGCGCCGGCGCGGCGGGACTCAGCACCGTCGGCACGCTCTCGGCGGAGGAGGCGGAGGGCCGCCTGGGCCTCGTCGCCTCGACGCGCGTGCCGCTGCGCACCTGGTGGCCCGCGTGGGGCGCGGTGGCCCTCGCCGGCGCGGGGGCCGTACTGCTCGGCGGGGCCGCGGTGCTCGGCGTCGCCACCGCGCTCGCGACCGGCCGCGGCGCCGAGGTCGGTTCCGCCCTCGCGGCGGGCGCCGGGTACCTGATCCCCGTGGCCGTGATCGTGCTCGTCGGGCTCGCCTCCCGGGCCGCGACGGTGCGCCCGGCCCGACTCGGGTGGGTCGTCCTCGCGTGGGCCGGGATCGTCGGGCTGCTCGCGGAGACGCTGCGGCTGCCCGGCTGGGCCCGGGGAGGCCGCGCCGAGCACGACGGCCACCGTCGCCCTCGGGGCGCTGGCCGTCGTGCTCGGCGCGGCCTCCCCGGCCCTCGCGGCGCGGCGCGACCTGGCCGCCGGGTGACCGTGCCGGCGCCACGCACGCAACAGGCCCCGGGTGCGTGAACATCACGCGCTCCCGGGGCCTGCCGTATTCCAGGTGGGCGACCGCCGTCAGGCGGCGGCCACCTCCTCAGTCCTGAAATTCACCATTTCTCGGACCACCTCCTTTCGTTTGACGTCTTCGACGCTACGCCCGCTCCGAGACGTCGGCAACGGAATTATCCGGAGGGCGAACACACTGGTCAGGACGCGTTCTCGCCGTACCACTCGGCGAACTGCTTCGACGAGGCCCAGCGCGAGTAGGTGGGCCCCTGCGGCCAGCCGTCGGGCACGTCCTGCCACTGCTCCTGTCGACCGTAGGGCAGCACGTCGAGGAGGCCGAACGTGTAGGAGACCTGCTCCGCGCCGCGACTGCCGGTCTGCCACACGTGGTAGACCTTCTCGCCGTCGCGCACGAAGGTGTTGTAGGCGAAACCACCGCCAGGAGGCGCACCCACGTCGGTCCCGAAGTCGGAC contains:
- a CDS encoding ABC transporter ATP-binding protein → MSKSLSVSATGLHKSFGRSIALNGLDLAVEEGEVHGFLGPNGAGKSTTIRGLLGQLRLDGGEARVFGLDPRADASAVHDRLAYVPGDVSLWPGLSGGECIDVLGGLQGHLDPRRRDELIDRFELDPRKKARTYSKGNRQKVALIAALACDADLYVLDEPTSGLDPLMEAHFQEAVRERNTEGRTVLLSSHILAEVDALCHRVTIVRAGTTVSTGTLRELRAGTRTAIDAVTPSAPAGLDGLPGVADLETADTAAGIRTRLTASHAGLAGAVAAVAAAGPTELAVHPPSLEQLFLGHYRDETDGAERAEIAEPSGSSR